The nucleotide sequence CGGCTTTCTGAATGTTACGGTCTCTTTTGTGTCTTCCTTGCCGGGTTTGGTTTTATGGCAGTCCGTACAATCTATCTCAGTATGGGGATTAGGCCTTCCTTTTTTCTTTGCGAATTCTTCTATTGCCTTGGAACCGTCTTCCTGGGCGGAAAATAAAGTTTGCCCCGAAAATATGGATATTGAGATTATTAAAATTATGCCCTTTTTATAATTTTTTATTAAATTAAACATTTCAAAATCCTAACTATTTTGCGGTTTTCCATATAATCTTAGGCAAAAACTCTTTAGCTGGAATTGTACCATTTTCTATCAATTTTATATATAATGTATCTTTAGAAAGTTCACTATTAATAGCTATTGCTTTAAGGTATTCCTCCTTTGAGTTTTTATAATCCGTTAAAAAATAATATGCAATTGCTAAATTAACATGTATTTCCGCATCTTTTGGGTTTAATGTAGTACAGACCATAAAAGATACCAATGCTTCATTATATTTGCCTAAATTTAATAAACATGCCCCGATATTATTCTGTGCTTCAATCCCCTCCGGCTGGGATTCACCCGCGCTGCGAAACACTTCCAGGGCTTTATCATATTCTTCCCGCTTTACATAATTTGATCCCCGCCTGACCAATGTTTTATAATCTTCTTCTTCTATCACCCCGCCGCCCTCCTCCTCTTCAGGGGACATTTCTCCCTGGCCTTTAAGTCCTCTTTCTTTTTTAAGTTTATCTTTTATAATTTCACGTAATAGTTTCTGGTATTCCTCATTTTCCGGGTCAAGCTCAATTGCCTGTTTAATTTCATACTCAGCTTCGTCCAGCAAATCAAGGGTCCTGTATATCTTCGCCGCCCAAAAATGATATTCCGGGCTGTCCTGGTTATTTTTTATGGCTAATTCTATTCCCGTTCTCGCGTCTTCATTTTTCTTTTGCGCAAACGAGATTTTAGCTATATAAAAATGGCTTTCTCCAATAAGGTCTTCTTTGCTCCCGATGGTAATCACCTTTCTAAATGCCTCCTCGGCTTCTTTATACCAATAATTGCCGGGCATCGAAAAATAACATACGCCCAGTTTAAACCATATTTCCACATTATCAGGAGTAATTTTTAAAAGTTTCTTAATAGCTTTAATAGCGTTTGAATAATCTTTTTTTTCTATATAATAATCAATCTGCGCGGAATATGACATCAAAATCAAATCTGCCGCCTCTTTATTCTGAAAATCCACGTTTAAAATAATATTACAAACAGCGACCGCTTTATCATACAAACCTACCATATAATAGTCTCTTGCTACTTCCATATGCGCCGAAATATATTCTTCTTTTTGCCCTATTGGATCAAGTTTTAAATCCTTTAAAGGGTCATATCCCTGAAATATACTTCGCAGGTTTTTAATGGCATCTTCATAATCCGGTTGTATCCTGAGCGCCTTCCTCAAATATTCAACCGCGATTTTCGGACTTCCCTGGTTATAGTAGGCCACTCCTAAATTCATGTATACTTTACGTATATTACGATGGTTCGGGTTTATTCTCTCGCAGCGAATTAATTCGCTTATCGCATCCCCATACATGCCCTCCCTGATATATATTCTTGCTATTTCCATGTGGGCATTGAAAAAATTTGTGTCTATCTCTATCGCCTTAT is from bacterium and encodes:
- a CDS encoding tetratricopeptide repeat protein; its protein translation is MKNKKMGLLNFRAFKFKIYYYGLISLLIFCLFIRRKVDAEICGNVKADEAYKEGMSSLKEKLYNAARLHFEKALRYDPNCVEVHYQLGLVYTYLIPYQDLAIVEFKKVQELVPDSRSAAHIRAVFNEGLAHLRMGAYEDAITVLRKVKELDPTYKDLDKLHNYLGVAFYFLDNYEMAIKEFKRAIQENAVYREANFNLKSVNMRLLYFNVGVTYGFMGNYRQAIEELNKAIEIDTNFFNAHMEIARIYIREGMYGDAISELIRCERINPNHRNIRKVYMNLGVAYYNQGSPKIAVEYLRKALRIQPDYEDAIKNLRSIFQGYDPLKDLKLDPIGQKEEYISAHMEVARDYYMVGLYDKAVAVCNIILNVDFQNKEAADLILMSYSAQIDYYIEKKDYSNAIKAIKKLLKITPDNVEIWFKLGVCYFSMPGNYWYKEAEEAFRKVITIGSKEDLIGESHFYIAKISFAQKKNEDARTGIELAIKNNQDSPEYHFWAAKIYRTLDLLDEAEYEIKQAIELDPENEEYQKLLREIIKDKLKKERGLKGQGEMSPEEEEGGGVIEEEDYKTLVRRGSNYVKREEYDKALEVFRSAGESQPEGIEAQNNIGACLLNLGKYNEALVSFMVCTTLNPKDAEIHVNLAIAYYFLTDYKNSKEEYLKAIAINSELSKDTLYIKLIENGTIPAKEFLPKIIWKTAK